The sequence GCTTTTCAAGGCGCCAGGAAAATACGCCCCGCATATTAATTTGCCAGCCGCCCGTGCCCGTGCCAATGTCGTTTTATCCAATTTAGTAGATGCTGGCTTTATGGGTGATGGTGAGGTAGCAGCGGCGCGTCTTCACCCTGCAACAGTAGTTGCTAGCCTTAACAATGATTCACCAGACTATTTCCTTGATTGGATCTATGACGAAGTGCAAAAAATGGGTGATAAATTATCAACCCGCATGCTTGTTGTGCGCACGACCCTTGATCTTGGCTTACAAAAAGCTGCAGAAGAATCAGTCGAATATCACATTGCTCAATATGGTAAACAGTATCGCGCGACACAAGCATCAACAGTCATCATTGAAAATGATGGCTCTGTGCGAGCAATGGTTGGCGGCATTGACTATGCCAAAAGCCAGTTTAACCGTGCTGCCCATGCGCAGCGCCAAGCTGGTTCATCCTTCAAGCCTTATGTTTATGCAATAGCTATGGAGCATGGTCTTACGCCACAAACAGTAATATCAGACGCGCCAATAAATTGGGCAGGATGGCAGCCACGCAATTATGGCCGCGGTTATGCTGGGCGCGTAGATCTTGCAACAGCGCTAGTCAAGTCTTTAAACACTGTACCGGTGCGCATTACCTATCAATACCTTAATCGTTCCACTAAGGAAATTGTTGATCTTGTTGAAGCGATGGGAATTGAATCCCCCATTAGCTCGCATAAAACCATGGTTCTTGGCACCTCTGGCATGACACCGCTTGATCAAGCCACTGGCTTTAATGTTTTTGCCAATGGCGGCATGGCAGGCAACCGTCATGGCTTTACCCAAATCATGACTGAAGACGGCCGCATTTTATGGGATTGGCAACGCGATGGCGAAAAACCTCACCGCGTTATGAGTGAAAAAGCCACCCAAGCAATAAATTCGATGCTCGTACAAGTACCAGAACGGGGAACCGGTCGCCGTGCCGCCCTACCGATGACGCGGGTTGCGGGCAAAACCGGTACATCACAAAATTATCGCGATGCATGGTTTGTCGGCTATACGGGAAATTATTCCGCCGCGGTTTGGATGGGGAATGATAATTTTACACCGATGAGCAGATTAACTGGCGGCGTGGTGCCGGCTATGATTTGGCAGCGCATGATGCTATATGCCCATCACAATATTGAATTAAAGCCTCTTTATGGCGTTGAAACCAATATTTCGTCCAATCAGAATATCGCGACGAATACTGAACAACCATCGCCATCAGCTAACCTACCACAGGTTTTGGCACCTGCTTCTATTGCAGTATTAAAAGAAATTAATGGCCTTTTATCATCGCCTCCATCATTTAATAGTATGGACCGTACGCGTCTTGTTTCATCAGATATCAAGCAAATACGATAAAATACTTTATAAAATAATTTTATTTTTGATAGTTAATCTTAAATTATGGTATTTGCGTTTTTTATGATGCAAGGATTTATGGTATGATCTGTTAAACTTGTTAAAAACTTATAGCAGTATTTTTTAATTTCGACTATTTTGCAAGCCTTTTATTCAAACCATTGGTATTCATGTTACGCTATATTATTTCGGTTTTCATTGCCCTTATAATCGCCATTCCAAGCGGCTTTTATGGCAGCGAATATATATTCAAAAACTTTGGTGGATTTTCACAATTTTCAATTGGTAGCTGGCATGCGGCACCACTTGCAGGAACCATTGAAGCGGACGCTTATGCCAAAGCACATCGCTTAGCGCTAAACAACCTTACACTTGGAAGAGCTGGAGGGCTGACCTTTCATGCTTGGCGCGACGACAATGACCAACCACTTAATTCTAATTGTCATTATAGGATTATTGGTCAATTGCCTTCCTTGCGGTTCTTTACCCTTTATGCGATTGATGAAAATGCACAGCCACTCAATGCGTCACCACCTTATTTGGCCGAATTAAATTCCGATGCGCTTATTTTTGAAAGTAATGGCGATATAGATATTGCAATCTCGTCAACAGCAAAGGCCGGTAATTGGCTATATGTGGCACGAAATAAGCGCTATGGCCTTGTGATGACACTTTACGATACTCCGGTGGCTTCCGAAACAGGGTTAGTCAATCCAATATTGCCAAAAATTGAACGCATACAGGACGGGCGCTGTGGTTAGAGTTTTTTATATTGCGCTTATGGCAATATTGGGTACAATTATTGTCCATATTACTCTTTTATTTTTATATCCGGCATTGGAGCAGGATGCTTTTTGGAATGAAATAAAACAATTGGCACCAACCAACCAGTTTATTGCATTATCTAACCAAAACTCTATCGTACAAGGTGCAGATCCAATTGCAAAGCTACGCCTATGTCATTTTGATTTAACGAATAATCCCGTTCACTTTCAAGCAAAAGGTGTTGTGGCCTTTTGGTCACTTTCGATCTATAATGACAAAGGTGATAATCTTTACAGCATCAATGATCGGACCTCTCCCAACCAAATATTGGATCTTGTTCTTGGTGATCCAATTCAAATTATGGACTATAGGCAAACAATAGCTGACAAGCCAAAAAAGCCAGTCCTTACTCAACAAAATTTAGATCATGGATTTGCAATTCTGCGTGTTTTACAGCCAAGTGAAGATTGGCAAAAAAATATCGACATATTTTTAGGCTCGGCTAGCTGTAATGAAATAATAAATTAGCCGTCACTCTAACTGCTTTGGGCTACACGTAGAGATGTGAAAAACGCCATTATATTTTGACTATATGTTCCTTATTGATAAGCGATGATGTTGAACAAAAGTAAGATGCGCTCTATATAGCAATATTAGTATTGAAAATAATTGAAGCCATGGCCAGAACCAATTTATCGATGGTCAATTAGCTGTTTTATGATGTTATCACGCTATATTGGAGATTTTTTATTTTCATAAAAAACAATGAAAACATATGATTAAAAAATATTTATAAACTTATAAGTGAAAGAGATTGACACTTGATGAATAATAGCCAACCCGTGGCACTCATTACCGGTGGCGCTAAACGCCTTGGGGCTGCAATAGCAGAAGATCTTGCGCGTCATGGTTTTCAAGTTGCAATACACTGCAATGGATCTCAAGAACAAGCTGCAAGTTTCGTCAACAAGTTACGTCATGAAGGGTTTCAAGCCAAATCATTTCAGTGCGATCTTTTAACTGCCAATTTAGATATATTCATGCAGTCAATTAATGATCAAATGGGGCCGGTCACCTTATTGGTTAATAACTCTTCAATTTTTTTAGAAGACAGTATTGGTAATTTTAACGAAAAAATCTGGAACGATCATTTTAATCTACATGTCAAGGTGCCGGTTATGCTAGCCAATGCAATGCATAATTTGCTCACGGATGAGCAAAAGGGACTAATTATTAACATGATCGATCAAAGGGTATTAAAACTCAACCCCAATTTTATTTCCTATACCCTATCTAAAGCAGCATTATGGACAGCAACCCAAACCTTAGCGCAAGCACTTGCACCGCGTATTAGAGTCAATGCCATTGGCCCTGGACCCAGCGTCAAAAGTCCACGTCAAAGCGAAGAAGACTTTGACAAGCAATGCCATTCCCTTTTGTTAGAGCATGGGCCGAAAATATCTGAATTTGGTGCAACCGTACGTTATTTGTGGCAAAATCATTCGATTACAGGGCAAATGATTGCTCTTGACGGCGGCCAGCATCTTGCTTGGCAAACTCCTGATATAATTGGCCAAATTGAATGAACGAGCTAAAAAAGCAACCTCATGGCGATATAGAGTCGTTAAGACTTCAGGACCCTGCCGATAATGATCTTGCAGGGCAAGATTATGCACAAGTTAACAATAATGATGCAAACACAACCGATATGCAATTGCTTGAAGAACAAGACGGATCAATCCAAGCTATAGAATGGGAAAACTCTGGCGAGGAACGCGATAGCGATGGTCTAACAGGCGCGGAGCTTATTGCTGCTTTCGTTAAACGCTTACCCAACAAGGCAGGTGTTTATCGTATGTTTGATAAAAATAATGAGGTACTTTACGTTGGGAAAGCCCGCAATTTAAAAAAACGCGTCTCCAATTATACACGCCCGACAGGTCATTCTAATCGTATTAGCCGCATGATCCGCGCGACCTGCAATATGGAATTTGTGGTCACGAATACAGAGACGGAGGCACTTTTATTAGAAGCTAACCTTATCAAAAGGTTACGTCCAAGATATAATGTTTTACTTCGAGATGATAAGTCCTTTCCTTATATTGTTCTCACTAAAAATCATCGAGCCCCTGGCTTATTTAAGCATCGCGGTGCACGCAGCCAAAAGGGCGATTATTTTGGACCTTTTGCCTCCGCAGGAGCGGTAAACCATACAATAAACAGTTTACAGCGTGCTTTTTTACTACGTACTTGCACTGATTCAGTATTAGAGACGCGCACTCGCCCTTGCCTGTTATATCAAATCAAACGCTGTTCTGGCCCATGTACCCATGAAATATCTGAAAGTGATTATGCGCTTTTAGTCAAAGAGGCCAAGGATTTTCTCTCAGGTAAAAGCCATGCCGTTAAAGAAGATATGCTGAAATCAATGCAGCAAGCCTCACAAATGTTGGATTTTGAGCATGCTGCTGTTTATCGCGACCGCCTTGCTGCCCTTGCCCATATTCAAGGCCATCAAGGTATTAATCCGCAAGGGGTTGATGAAGCTGATGTATTTGCCTTACACTTTGAAGGTGGGCAAAGCTGTATTCAAGTATTTTTCTTCCGAACCGGCCAAAATTGGGGTAACCGCGCCTATTTTCCAAAAGCTGATCCATCCATTTCCACAAGTGAAATATTATCAGCTTTTATCGCACAATTTTATGACGACAAGCCTATTCCATCCCTTATTTTAACCAGTGAAGTGATCGAAGAGGAAGATCTTCTCTCCCAAGCCCTAAGCCTTAAAGCAAATCGAAAAATCACGATAGCCCAACCACAGCGCGGCGAAAAAAAAGATCTGGTAGATCATGCGTTAACCAATGCCCGTGAAGCACTAGGGCGGCGATTAGCAGAAACATCAACGCAAGCGCGATTGTTACAAGGCTTTGCTGAGACATTTAAACTAGACCATGTGCCAAAACGCATCGAGGTATATGATAATTCACATATTATGGGCACCAACGCCGTTGGCGGCATGATTGTTGCTAGCCCTGAAGGTTTCGTTAAAAATCAATATCGTAAATTCAACATCAAATCGCAAGACATCACGCCAGGCGATGATTACGGAATGATGCGTGAAGTGATGGAACGCCGGTTTTCTCGACTATTGAAGGAAAAGGGACTACCTGTGGAGAATACCACACAGGATGATGATAGTTTTCCGCAATGGCCAGATGTTATTTTGAT comes from Bartonella sp. HY038 and encodes:
- a CDS encoding SDR family oxidoreductase, whose translation is MNNSQPVALITGGAKRLGAAIAEDLARHGFQVAIHCNGSQEQAASFVNKLRHEGFQAKSFQCDLLTANLDIFMQSINDQMGPVTLLVNNSSIFLEDSIGNFNEKIWNDHFNLHVKVPVMLANAMHNLLTDEQKGLIINMIDQRVLKLNPNFISYTLSKAALWTATQTLAQALAPRIRVNAIGPGPSVKSPRQSEEDFDKQCHSLLLEHGPKISEFGATVRYLWQNHSITGQMIALDGGQHLAWQTPDIIGQIE
- a CDS encoding transglycosylase domain-containing protein → MGRDSTMFGRKEKSKSTKTGKGFRSPLFIGLDAWVDNALYKFAYSFGRIWDRLSIFSNKFRVRGTKRFFVELADEAMTLGLIGLTLFVVLGLSVYKATDGDWRAPDEFAMTMLDRHNNIIGQRGAMHAENVAIGDMPDFVIKAVLATEDRRFFEHWGIDFYGLSRALSQNMRANGVVQGGSTLTQQLAKNVFLSNERTFKRKVKEAYLALWLEANLSKNEILQLYLDRAYMGGGNFGIASAAKYYFGKDIRDVTLSEAAMLAGLFKAPGKYAPHINLPAARARANVVLSNLVDAGFMGDGEVAAARLHPATVVASLNNDSPDYFLDWIYDEVQKMGDKLSTRMLVVRTTLDLGLQKAAEESVEYHIAQYGKQYRATQASTVIIENDGSVRAMVGGIDYAKSQFNRAAHAQRQAGSSFKPYVYAIAMEHGLTPQTVISDAPINWAGWQPRNYGRGYAGRVDLATALVKSLNTVPVRITYQYLNRSTKEIVDLVEAMGIESPISSHKTMVLGTSGMTPLDQATGFNVFANGGMAGNRHGFTQIMTEDGRILWDWQRDGEKPHRVMSEKATQAINSMLVQVPERGTGRRAALPMTRVAGKTGTSQNYRDAWFVGYTGNYSAAVWMGNDNFTPMSRLTGGVVPAMIWQRMMLYAHHNIELKPLYGVETNISSNQNIATNTEQPSPSANLPQVLAPASIAVLKEINGLLSSPPSFNSMDRTRLVSSDIKQIR
- the uvrC gene encoding excinuclease ABC subunit UvrC → MQLLEEQDGSIQAIEWENSGEERDSDGLTGAELIAAFVKRLPNKAGVYRMFDKNNEVLYVGKARNLKKRVSNYTRPTGHSNRISRMIRATCNMEFVVTNTETEALLLEANLIKRLRPRYNVLLRDDKSFPYIVLTKNHRAPGLFKHRGARSQKGDYFGPFASAGAVNHTINSLQRAFLLRTCTDSVLETRTRPCLLYQIKRCSGPCTHEISESDYALLVKEAKDFLSGKSHAVKEDMLKSMQQASQMLDFEHAAVYRDRLAALAHIQGHQGINPQGVDEADVFALHFEGGQSCIQVFFFRTGQNWGNRAYFPKADPSISTSEILSAFIAQFYDDKPIPSLILTSEVIEEEDLLSQALSLKANRKITIAQPQRGEKKDLVDHALTNAREALGRRLAETSTQARLLQGFAETFKLDHVPKRIEVYDNSHIMGTNAVGGMIVASPEGFVKNQYRKFNIKSQDITPGDDYGMMREVMERRFSRLLKEKGLPVENTTQDDDSFPQWPDVILIDGGQGQMKVVHEVLRELEINDAVIAIGVAKGMDREAGRERFFVEGKPSFTLPPRDPVLYFVQRLRDEAHRFAIGSHRAKRKKEMIKNPLDEIEGIGPARKRALLSHFGTAKAVSRAAIEDLMRVEGISQSMAKLINDHFNEK
- a CDS encoding DUF1214 domain-containing protein translates to MLRYIISVFIALIIAIPSGFYGSEYIFKNFGGFSQFSIGSWHAAPLAGTIEADAYAKAHRLALNNLTLGRAGGLTFHAWRDDNDQPLNSNCHYRIIGQLPSLRFFTLYAIDENAQPLNASPPYLAELNSDALIFESNGDIDIAISSTAKAGNWLYVARNKRYGLVMTLYDTPVASETGLVNPILPKIERIQDGRCG